From Insulibacter thermoxylanivorax:
GAGAAGATTCTCGCTTATGAGCCCGATCTCATCTTGCTGACGAAACAGCATGAAGGGGAAATGGATGCAGAACAGATCCTCCTGCAATCGGGTATTCCGCTGATTAGTTTTCAGCTTTGGAATACGATCGATGAGATCGCAGCCAATATTCGCTAGATCGGCAAAGTGATCGGGGAAGAACAGGAAGCGGCTAAGCGGGTCGAGGCGACGTTAAGCAGGATTCAAGCGATTCAGGAAGCGGTTAACGAGATTGAACAGAAAAAACGATGCCGACGACTTTATGACGGCTCTGTCACGAATTGTTCTAGAGCAATGGGGATTGTTAAAAACGGTAGAAACCAAATGAATATCAAGTAAAAAAATAGGAATATATTATCAAACCCCAAGGCCTGCTGTTCGAGATCCATCCGATCGGAAGGACAGTTACAGCAGGCCTTGGGGTTGAGGCTATATTAGACATGAGGTGAGAGGTGATCTTGGCTAATGATTTGGAGATGCTGAATGCTTCATTACAGCGCGTATAATCTAAAGGATTCGCGCAGATCGATATCTTCTTCGTCTTGATCAACGAAAGAATTAAAGCAAGCGATGCATTTCTCTTCTGTGTCACAACGGTTCACATCGTCGCAAGTATAGCATAGACGAAGCATCAATTCCGTGACATCTTGTTCTCTTACAGCCATGGTCTCCAACCTCCTTTGGGTGATTTTATATTAACAAAAGGAAGTATATTTGTATGTGAATTAATTCACAATGACGGAAAAAATTTATGAGTGAAAGTTAATCTTGATCAGAATAAGAATTATGTAGAGATAAAGGGAGGATTATCTAGAGTTGTTATCGAAAATTTATGTAAAATTCAAGCGGAAGGTGTATTTTAATGGCTAATAGAAGTGGAAGGAAATATGAGTTTGACTTTTTTGAAGGATTAGTGGGCTTAGTATTAATAGTAGCGTTTATATCGGGTTTCGGTCTTACTGATTCCTTAATTGGAGGATTCATAGCAGCTGCGGCTGCCTTTGTATTAATAATTATGTTATTTGTCGTGATCCGTTATCGGGATGAACAAAAATTAATGCGGTCCGGTATTCATGATATAGACAAGATGGATGGCATCCAATTTGAACATTACTTAAAGTTATTGTTTTCAGCACAGGGATATAAGGTTGAGGTTACTAGAGCTGCAGGAGATTATGGCGCAGATCTTATACTGAGAAAAGATAATAAAAAAATAGTTGTTCAAGCAAAGCGTTATGCAAAGAATGTTGGGATCAGTGCCATTCAAGAGGTAGTTGCTTCAAAGGCTTATTATGGTGCAGACGAAGCATGGGTAGTGACCAATAGTGATTTCACGGAAGCTGCAAGAAACCTTGCTGAATCAAACGGTGTCATCTTAATTAATAGAGAAAGACTTATTGAAATGATTTTAGAAATAAATCCGCAGAATACAGTGACTCCCAAACAGGTTCTTGACGAGAATAAATCCGAAACAATCATCTGTGATCGATGCGGCAGCCAGATGGTTATAAGGAAAAGTCACAGAGGACAATTTTATGGATGCAGTTCATTTCCAAAATGCAGAAATACGAAGGCGATTAATTGAACAAGTATTAATATGTAATTATTGAATTAACATAATAAATCTTATGTAAATTAATATTGAAATATGATCTATAGTAAAGGAGTAATCTACACGCCAAACCATTACACAACATTGGGATTTCCAATTTATTCTGCATTCTCAGGATACCGAATTTAAATTCGCTGCGGAATCCTTTATACCCTCAGGACTATTTCATGTTGGAGAGGGAAGTTCTCCTAGAGCAGAGGCCATATTTACCGGCAGAATTATCGAAACTTCTGAGATTCTCAATGAACAATCAAAAAATAAATTTACGTGGGTTTTGATTAAGACACTGGGCGGCGAAATTGATGTTGTGATCGATCACGAACTTGTTACTAAGGAACTTAGAGTCGGAGGAATCCTCACAGGTTCATTCTGGCTAAGCGCCAAATTTATTGATGAACCAAAAGTGAAATAGAAGGGACTCATCCGTAAAAAAGTTTAGGTTGCGTACGAATCCCTAAAGATTACATATCAATCGCTACTTTATCAACGCTATTAAATCCGTTAACATGTTCGGACTTAATCCTTCTCCATAGATAACATATCGCTTTCCATTGACTGTTATCTGATTACCAGTGAAAACATCAAATGCTATGTCAGATTTATCAGCATCATCTTTAAACTTAAAAAAAATATAATATCCGTACTGTAACTCACTAGTAGGCGCGAAACGAAAAAAACTCCTTCTAACCTTTTTATTGTTTGTATAAGATGATAAAACGGATATCACTTTCTCTATGTCGTTCTGGTTGGTAAAATCATGCGAAACAAACTCTCTGCCTGAGGTTGGATAAACCGTCAAGAGGATGTGATCGACATCTTCTGCACGAAGATCAGCAATACCAATAGTTTCAGTCAAACTCGACGGATAGAAAAGGACAACACCGCCTGCAAGAATAAGAAGAAGGATCATCGAGAATAATATCTTCTTCATAAAGTATCATCACCTTTACAACTTCATAATTATTGAGTACAAACGCTAATCATAAAGATATCATTCATATTCAAAATAGTAAAGATAGCCATTCATGCACATACAAAGAAATATAACAGGATCAAGCATTATTTACGAATATAAACAAACATTATTAACATAATAAATCTTATGTAAACCAAAATAAATAATCCCCCAGCTTCTTTGCGAAGAGGGGGAACACGAATCAAGGTCATTGTATGACTTTAATATTCAGACGGTTGATCGCCTTTTCCATCGTTTTGTCTGTGAGCTGCGCATACAATTCGGTTGTATCGGTGCTGGCGTGACCGAGCTGCCGCTGGGTTTTGTAGATATCATTTTTCAAATAGTAACTGGTTGCAAAGGAATGGCGCAGCTTATGCACGGAGAGCATCGGTTTACCAAAAGCTTGCGCATACTTAGTGACCATCTGCTGAATCGCTCGTTTCGACATACGTTTCGCCTGTGAAGAACCGCGGGGGATCGCCAGGAACAAAGCCTTCTCATGGCGGCTGTGAGGATAGCGAATCGAGCGGATCTCAAGATAATGCTGCAGGGCTTCTTTGCCGCTCTCCGCGAAATAAACGCTTTGCTTCATATCGGGATCGTGGGATCCCTTCCTATATATATGTGCAATTTTCTTCGTTAGATCAATATCATCCACATCCAGATTCACTGCCTCAGAAACCCTGATCCCCGAAGCGAGGATTAAGGATACGATCGCCGTGTCACGAATTCGATTTCGTTCATAATAGTGAAGAGCTTGCGGATTATCGGCGATGACCTTCCTGTAATCTCTGGTAACAAAATCAATAAACCTCTGAATCTCCGCATCGTCTTCAAGAATCTTGCCCTGCAGGCGATTGGCCATGAGTTTCGGATCAGTGATTCGTCTCGTCTTTAACTTGGCCATCACATTGCGCTTCAGCAGGGGATAGTGGTCCTCATCCTCTGCGATCTGGCTGAGATAATGAAACAACGATTTTAGGGAAGCCAGTTTGCGTTCACGGGTAGCGACGCTGTTCTGATGGCGGATCTGCAAATGCAGTTTATAGTTATCGATATTAGAAATCGTAAGCCGTTCCAAATCGATTAATTCAATCTGGTTAATGGATGGGGCAGAAGTAAGTCCTTCGTGCATCATCCAATTGAAGAAGGTTTCAAAATCTCGCGTATATTCAAGCAGCGTAGAAGGGGAGAGGTCGACGAGTTTATGTTCGATATATTGCTCTACATACCAAGGGAAGAGAGGGAGGCGTTGTTCCAACAATCTAAGATCCTGAGACTTGATGACATTCAAAGCATGTAACACCTCACTAAACAAATAATTAAAGTCATTAATTATTATAATGGGAACGCATGTTCTTGTAAAGTGAGGTTGAAATGCTAATCTGTAGCGTTATTCACAAAAACCGTATTTTGTGCATAAGATGCTCCGTTGAGCTGTGACATTTTTGACTTTTGATTGAAGGTTTTCTATAGTTAATGTTGGATTAAATGAATCAGGAGGGGTTACGAATTGGCCAAAGTAGCATTTCTTCTAGCGAGTGGATTTGAAGACTCCGAAATGAAAAATCCATACGAAGCTGTAAAGGAAGCAGGACATGAAGCAGTTATTATCGGACTTGAAAAAGGCGCACAATGCGATGGCAAAAAAGGAACCGTCTCCTATAAAACCGATCTGGGAGCTGCTGAGGCAAAAGCGGATGACTTTGATGCCGTAGTAATCCCAGGCGGAAGCGCTCCAGAAGCATTGCGCGTGAACGATGACATCGTTCGTTTCGTTAAAGAAATCAATGATCAAGGCAAATTAATCGCCGGCATCTGCCACGGCCCCCAAGTTATGATTAGTGCCGATGTATTAAGAGGCAAAGCTGCCACTTGCTACATCGGAATTCGCGATGACGTGAAATTAGCGGGCGCTGAATACCGCGACGAAGAAGTTGTCGTGAGTGAGAATATTATTACATCTCGCACACCCGATGACGAACCCGCGTTTATTCGCGAAATCTTAGCCAAACTGAATTAAAGGACAAGAAGAGGAAGGCATTCTCCATGCTGAGAACACCTTCCTCATTTTTTATTATATAACGGGCCCGCGAGCCTTTCAATATCCCGGCGATGACGATGGTACTTCGATCGCGAATGTATCGCAAATACCGGAGATTATGTTAGAATAATAGAAAGAATCGCCGATATGGTCAAAGAAGAACTATTAATAGAAGATATTTCTGACGATATACATTTTGAAACAAAAACAGCAAGAATCGAATTTCGCGTCTACGGCACGTTTCATACATACGATCTCATCGTTGATACTGATTGGCTGGATTTAAATCTGTTTAAGAT
This genomic window contains:
- a CDS encoding restriction endonuclease, which produces MANRSGRKYEFDFFEGLVGLVLIVAFISGFGLTDSLIGGFIAAAAAFVLIIMLFVVIRYRDEQKLMRSGIHDIDKMDGIQFEHYLKLLFSAQGYKVEVTRAAGDYGADLILRKDNKKIVVQAKRYAKNVGISAIQEVVASKAYYGADEAWVVTNSDFTEAARNLAESNGVILINRERLIEMILEINPQNTVTPKQVLDENKSETIICDRCGSQMVIRKSHRGQFYGCSSFPKCRNTKAIN
- a CDS encoding type 1 glutamine amidotransferase domain-containing protein, with the translated sequence MAKVAFLLASGFEDSEMKNPYEAVKEAGHEAVIIGLEKGAQCDGKKGTVSYKTDLGAAEAKADDFDAVVIPGGSAPEALRVNDDIVRFVKEINDQGKLIAGICHGPQVMISADVLRGKAATCYIGIRDDVKLAGAEYRDEEVVVSENIITSRTPDDEPAFIREILAKLN
- the xerS gene encoding tyrosine recombinase XerS, coding for MNVIKSQDLRLLEQRLPLFPWYVEQYIEHKLVDLSPSTLLEYTRDFETFFNWMMHEGLTSAPSINQIELIDLERLTISNIDNYKLHLQIRHQNSVATRERKLASLKSLFHYLSQIAEDEDHYPLLKRNVMAKLKTRRITDPKLMANRLQGKILEDDAEIQRFIDFVTRDYRKVIADNPQALHYYERNRIRDTAIVSLILASGIRVSEAVNLDVDDIDLTKKIAHIYRKGSHDPDMKQSVYFAESGKEALQHYLEIRSIRYPHSRHEKALFLAIPRGSSQAKRMSKRAIQQMVTKYAQAFGKPMLSVHKLRHSFATSYYLKNDIYKTQRQLGHASTDTTELYAQLTDKTMEKAINRLNIKVIQ